The DNA segment GGGTGGGTTTGAAGGATACCGCGATCGCGTCTTCCCGAACTGAGAGAGGAATTTTCCGATCGAACACGAGGTAATACAGTTCATTTGTCCCCGATGTTTGCGCGGACAGCGGCATCAGTCCTCCGGCGACGCTGCTGAGAACGAACAAACTCGCTGTAATGACAATTAGGATTAAAAACCGTAAAGTGCGCCCGTGCATAGCTCGAAATTTCCTTTGAGGTTACCTTTCCGATTGTACAAACTCATAACCCCTTCCAAGTCCCGTGAAATCCAATGGGGATGGGATGAGGGAGTTGTAATTTACAAACGGGTTCTTCCTGGAGACGATCGCGATCGTAAATCCAAACTTCTCCAGAATCGCGATCGCCATTATAAACGACGGTCAAGAGCCATCCCTGTTGAGGATTGAGGGCATCGGGGGCGTAAATAGGTTCGGAGGGATAATGGTTCTCTCCCGTATCCGCAAGGGTTAACTCGCCCGTTTTGCGGTCAAAACAGCCAATTGCCCCAAAGATTTCCTCGCCACCCTTTACCCCTTCTCGATGGGTGGATAGATAGGTGTAGCGCCAGGGTTGTCCGACGGATTGGGGGGCAACTTGGGGGAATTCGCACCCTCGATCTAACAGTTGTTCTCGTGCGAGGATGCGTCCGGTTTGAGGATCGAGGCGCACTTGCCAGAGGGTTCCTTTCGCAATGGTTTGGGTTTGTCCCCTTGCGATTTCTTCGAGGTATTGATTGATGCGAAAATCTTCGTAGGCAACCATCTCTGCAATAATGCATCCATCGCGATCGACAAAAGCATTACTGTGATGGAATTGAAACCAAGGATCGCCCTCGCTGCGACTGATGAGGGAAAGGGTTGCGCGATCGAAAATGAGGATTTGCGTTCCTAACTCCGGTTTCCACTGCAAGGCATCGCTGTAGGACTGTAACCCCAAGGCAACAGGAAAAACATTAACTCGTACTGGGGGAATAAAAAAGACTAAATAAGACCCTGCAAGGAGGAAGTCGTGGATGAAGGGAAATCCGGGAATTTGTGCCGAACCTTGTTGTTGAATCTTACCCGCGCGATCGAGTTTGTAAAGGAGTAGGGTTCCTTTTGCCCCCGCTTTGACACCGAAGTTAAAGATTTCTCCCGTTTGGGGATCGACTTTGGGATGAGCGGAAAAAGTCATTCCCTTTTTCAACCCAGACAAGTCATCTATTCCCAAAGTTTCTAAAGTTTCGCGATCGAGGGCGTGAGGGGATCCACCTTCCCATAGGGCAAGGAGTCGATCGGAAACCGCTAAAACTGAAGTGTTGGCAACATTTTTCACTTCTTTTAGCCATTTTTGCCAAAATAACCCCGGTGCAGTCATTCCATAGTTGGGGAATAAGAATCGATTGGCGGCTTCTTCCTGGCGATATCCAGCAGTTTGCACGTAGCGGTAAGTTGCCTTTGCCTCTTCTTCAGCAAAATGAACAGCTAAGATTGCCCCGTCCCCGTCGAACCAATGTCCTACCCGACAATTTCCCCTTTGCAAGCGTCCGGAACCATTTCTATAGAGGGTGCCGCGCAGTCCTTGAGGGATTTTTCCTTCAATAATGGATAAGAGCGTGAGAGGGAATTCTCGCGCGGGTTTTAGGAGGGATTTTGACCAGGCTTTTTGGGTTGGCATTGTCTCCAATAAAAATGAAAATAGGCGGGCATCTAGCGCCCGCCTCAGACGCGCGATCGCGCGAATAAAGAAAGATTTAGCCGAGAACTTCTTTCGCCTTGCTAACCACATGGTCAACAGTGAAGCCCAGCTTCTTCATGATTTCGCCGCCAGGAGCAGAAGCACCGAAGCGGTTAACGCCAATTGCGTTCTCTTCGCTGCCAGCATAGCGACCCCAACCAAAGGTCGTTCCTGCTTCCACAGAAACGCGCTTGGTTACGGCTTTAGGCAGAACGGACTCTTTATAGCTTGCGTCTTGGTCTTCAAAAATTTCCCAACTGGGCATGGAAACCACGCGCACCTTTTTACCTTCGCCGCGCAGCTTGTCTGCCGCATCCACACACAGGGAAACTTCAGAACCCGTACCGATCAGGATGATATCGGGAGTACCGTCGCTGTCGGAAAGGACGTAAGCGCCTTTGGCTGCATTTTCGATGGAACTCCCTTCGAGGTTGGGCAATCCTTGACGAGTTAAGGCCAGAAGGGTGGTTTGTTTTTGCGAGCTGCCAATGCCTTTGGCTCGCTCCAGCGCCACTTTATACGCCCCGGAAGTTTCGTTACCATCCGCAGGACGGTAAACAATCAAATCGGGAATCATGCGCAGGGAAGCGACGTGTTCCACGGGTTGGTGCGTCGGACCGTCTTCGCCCAAACCAACGGAGTCGTGGGTCATGACAAAAATGACCCCAGCTTGGGAAAGAGCGGAGAGGCGAATGGCATTCCGCATATAGTCGGTGAAGACCAGGAAGGTTGCACCGTAGGGGACTAATCCTGCTTCATGGAGGGCAATCCCGTTGCAAATAGCTCCCATTGCGTGTTCCCGCACGCCGAAACGCAGGTTGCGATTTTCGTACTGCCCTTTTTGGAAGTTGCCAGAAACTTTTAACTCGGTCAAGTTGGAGTGGGTTAAGTCTGCCGAACCGCCAATCAGTTCGGGAACGACGGGGGCCAGGGCGTTGAGGGTCATCTCGGAGTTTTTCCGAGTGGCGAGAGCTTTATCGGCAGGGGTGTAGGTGGGAAGTGCTTTTTCCCAACCTTCGGGGAGTTTGCCCGACAGGAACCGCTCGAATTCTGCTGCTTCTTCAGCGTATTTGGAACGATAGGTGGCAAGGGTTTGGTTCCACTCAGCTTCGCTACTTTCACCTCGTTCGACGGCTTTGCGCATATGGTTGAGAGCATCATCGGGGACGTGGAAGGGTTCGTGTTCCCAACCAAGATTTTCGCGAGTAGCTTTCACTTCGTCGCCACCGAGAGCTGCACCGTGAATCCCAGCAGTGTTGCCTTTGTTGGGGGAGCCGAAACCGATAGTGGTGGTGACTTTAATCATCGAAGGCTTGTCAGTGACAGCCTTGGCTTTTTCGATAGCTTCGGTGATGGCTTCAAGGTTGGTGTTGCCATCGGGAACGTGCTGGACGTGCCAGTTGTAGGCTTCAAAGCGCTTGCTTACGTCTTCGGTGAAGGCGATGTCGGTGGAACCATCGATGGAGATGTGGTTGTCGTCGTAGAGGGCGATGATTTTGCCTAAGCCTAGGTGTCCGGCAAGAGAGGAAGCTTCGCCAGAGATCCCTTCCATGTTGCAGCCGTCGCCGAGGATAACGTAGGTGTAGTGATCGACGAGGGTGCAGTCGGGTTTGTTGTATTTGGCGGCGAGGTGAGCTTCCGCGATCGCGAGTCCTACGGCATTGGCAATTCCCTGTCCGAGAGGACCAGTGGTGATTTCCACGCCAGGGGTCATGAAGTTTTCGGGGTGTCCGGGAGTTTTGGATTCCCACTGTCGGAAGTTCTTGATATCATCGAGGGTCACGCCATCATAACCCGTGAGGTAAAGCATGGCATACTGGAGCATACAGCCGTGACCGGCGGAGAGAACGAAGCGATCGCGGTTAAACCATCCGGGGTTTTTGGGATTGAACCGCATGATGCGATCCCAAAGAACAAATGCCATCGGTGCTGCCCCCATTGGCAAGCCGGGGTGACCGGATTTCGCTTTTTCTACCGCATCAATGGCGAGGAAGCGGATTG comes from the Lusitaniella coriacea LEGE 07157 genome and includes:
- a CDS encoding carotenoid oxygenase family protein, which produces MPTQKAWSKSLLKPAREFPLTLLSIIEGKIPQGLRGTLYRNGSGRLQRGNCRVGHWFDGDGAILAVHFAEEEAKATYRYVQTAGYRQEEAANRFLFPNYGMTAPGLFWQKWLKEVKNVANTSVLAVSDRLLALWEGGSPHALDRETLETLGIDDLSGLKKGMTFSAHPKVDPQTGEIFNFGVKAGAKGTLLLYKLDRAGKIQQQGSAQIPGFPFIHDFLLAGSYLVFFIPPVRVNVFPVALGLQSYSDALQWKPELGTQILIFDRATLSLISRSEGDPWFQFHHSNAFVDRDGCIIAEMVAYEDFRINQYLEEIARGQTQTIAKGTLWQVRLDPQTGRILAREQLLDRGCEFPQVAPQSVGQPWRYTYLSTHREGVKGGEEIFGAIGCFDRKTGELTLADTGENHYPSEPIYAPDALNPQQGWLLTVVYNGDRDSGEVWIYDRDRLQEEPVCKLQLPHPIPIGFHGTWKGL
- the tkt gene encoding transketolase, whose amino-acid sequence is MVVAKQSLEELCINSIRFLAIDAVEKAKSGHPGLPMGAAPMAFVLWDRIMRFNPKNPGWFNRDRFVLSAGHGCMLQYAMLYLTGYDGVTLDDIKNFRQWESKTPGHPENFMTPGVEITTGPLGQGIANAVGLAIAEAHLAAKYNKPDCTLVDHYTYVILGDGCNMEGISGEASSLAGHLGLGKIIALYDDNHISIDGSTDIAFTEDVSKRFEAYNWHVQHVPDGNTNLEAITEAIEKAKAVTDKPSMIKVTTTIGFGSPNKGNTAGIHGAALGGDEVKATRENLGWEHEPFHVPDDALNHMRKAVERGESSEAEWNQTLATYRSKYAEEAAEFERFLSGKLPEGWEKALPTYTPADKALATRKNSEMTLNALAPVVPELIGGSADLTHSNLTELKVSGNFQKGQYENRNLRFGVREHAMGAICNGIALHEAGLVPYGATFLVFTDYMRNAIRLSALSQAGVIFVMTHDSVGLGEDGPTHQPVEHVASLRMIPDLIVYRPADGNETSGAYKVALERAKGIGSSQKQTTLLALTRQGLPNLEGSSIENAAKGAYVLSDSDGTPDIILIGTGSEVSLCVDAADKLRGEGKKVRVVSMPSWEIFEDQDASYKESVLPKAVTKRVSVEAGTTFGWGRYAGSEENAIGVNRFGASAPGGEIMKKLGFTVDHVVSKAKEVLG